In Pseudophryne corroboree isolate aPseCor3 chromosome 7, aPseCor3.hap2, whole genome shotgun sequence, a single window of DNA contains:
- the LOC134943540 gene encoding olfactory receptor 2D2-like has product MPWKNNTVIFEFILLGLSSEPRTQVIIFYVFLLVYLIILIGNISIIILITSDVSLHTPMYFFLCNLSFLDLCYSSSTVPRMLKDLMSVKKIIPYAECAAQMYISLSLGETECILLVIMAYDRYVAICYPLHYTTIMSKMVCVRLAIGTWICGFLLSISHVTLTLNVNLCNNNEINNFFCEVPEILSLGCENILFIEFIIFVVGVIILMIPITFIVISYSQIILCILKMKSSAGQRKAFSTCGSHMMVVTMFYGSAMAAYMKPRSSSLPGTDKFIAIFYVIITPMLNPLIYSLRNNDVKSAFLKLKVRNICCFKVRE; this is encoded by the coding sequence ATGCCGTGGAAAAATAACACAGTTATATTTGAATTTATTCTTCTTGGACTATCCAGTGAGCCCAGGACACAAGTTATTATTTTCTATGTATTCCTGCTTGTGTATTTAATTATATTAATTGGAAACATTTCCATCATTATTCTAATCACGTCTGATGTTAGCCTACACACACCTATGTATTTCTTCCTGTGCAACCTCTCATTTCTGGATCTCTGCTATTCATCTTCCACTGTGCCGAGGATGTTGAAAGATTTGATGTCAGTAAAGAAAATTATCCCTTATGCTGAGTGTGCAGCACAAATGTATATTTCTCTTTCTTTAGGGGAAACAGAGTGTATTCTGCTTGTTATTATGGCTTACGATCGTTATGTAGCTATATGTTATCCACTGCATTATACTACTATCATGAGTAAAATGGTTTGTGTGAGACTAGCCATCGGTACATGGATATGTGGGTTTCTTCTCTCTATTTCACATGTTACTCTTACACTCAATGTAAATCTTTGCAACAATAATGAAATTAATAATTTTTTTTGTGAAGTGCCAGAAATATTATCACTGGGTTGTGAAAACATTTTGTTTATTGAATTTATTATTTTTGTTGTTGGTGTGATCATTCTTATGATACCAATCACATTTATTGTAATATCTTATTCTCAAATAATTTTATGTATCTTAAAAATGAAATCTTCTGCTGGGCAGCGGAAAGCGTTTTCCACATGTGGATCTCATATGATGGTTGTGACAATGTTTTATGGCTCAGCTATGGCAGCCTACATGAAACCTAGGTCAAGCTCTCTACCAGGAACAGACAAATTCATTGCTATATTTTACGTAATTATTACACCAATGCTGAATCCATTGATTTATTCTCTTAGGAATAATGATGTAAAATCAGCCTTTCTAAAATTAAAAGTtagaaatatctgctgctttaaagtTAGGGAATAG